Within Kutzneria chonburiensis, the genomic segment TGAAGCGCCCCTCGAGACAGTCTTCGTGCTTGGTCAGCAGCACCAGATTGCCCGCGCCGGTGTTGACCTTGACGTCCACCAGCACCTTGCCGCCGTCAGTCACCTGGCCGAGCCAGGCCGTCGGCACGTTCGGCACCGCGCAGGTGGCGATGATTCGGTCGTACGGGCCGTGCTCCGGCCAGCCGCCGACGCCGTCCACCTCCGCCAGCCTCGGCCGCCGCCCGATCTCCGCCAGCCGCTTGCGGGCCATCCGCACCAGCTCAGGAGCCACGTCCACCGAGTACACGTTCTCGTCCCCGAGCCGATGGGCCAGCAGCGCCGCGTTGTATCCCGTCCCCGTGCCGATCTCCAGCACCCTCGGCGTCTCCGCCACCGCCGCCGCCCACGCCGGATCCGCCAGGTCACCGCTGTCCCGCAACCGCTCCGCCAGCGCCGCCGCGCTCACCGCCCAGCCCTCGCCCGTCACGCGGGCACCCCCGTCAGCAGGTCGGCGAGCTGGGCCGTCAACGGTGCACCGGTGGCGTTCTCCACGAACCCATACTGGCCGGAAGTACGAGGAGTAACCCGATTGAGGGGTACAAGCTGTCGCGGCCTGCCGGAGT encodes:
- a CDS encoding methyltransferase domain-containing protein; its protein translation is MTGEGWAVSAAALAERLRDSGDLADPAWAAAVAETPRVLEIGTGTGYNAALLAHRLGDENVYSVDVAPELVRMARKRLAEIGRRPRLAEVDGVGGWPEHGPYDRIIATCAVPNVPTAWLGQVTDGGKVLVDVKVNTGAGNLVLLTKHEDCLEGRFTKRWAAFMAMRHDGDVDLAEAPKAEGHGHRRTTAPARPWDDHREVWFLAARALPTGLRYGYTLDPATRQPTASMLRSPDGSWCHVSEGVVREGGPTPLWAAVERAYEWWRDHGDPGWERFGLTVGGNGWTLWLDEPGRPVHC